A single region of the Flavobacteriales bacterium genome encodes:
- a CDS encoding insulinase family protein produces MIKFDRFQLDNGLKVIVHHDDSTPIVAFNILYDVGARDEDESRTGFAHLFEHLMFGGSVNIPDFDKPLQAVGGSSNAFTNNDITNYYVTLPTDNLETAFWLDSDRMLSLAFSEKSLEVQRSVVIEEFKQRYLNQPYGDVWLLLRPLAYKVHPYKWATIGKEIKHIEDAVLADVKAFFKTHYHPGNAILCVAGNVETAEVKSLCEKWFSSIPAQAKKQRNLPKEPAQTEVRTLTVERDVPFDAIYKAWHMGSRNSADFYAVDLLSDILSRGKSSRLYHALIREQKLFSEVSAFISGDLDDGLFIISGKLIEGVSMEKAEAGIDQILNEIITEPIQEDELEKVKNKAETTKVFNDMAVLDKAMELCYFELLGDAAMVNLEIEKYRKVSSAEILNAAQKMIRPENCSTLYYLAKK; encoded by the coding sequence ATGATAAAATTTGATCGTTTTCAGTTAGACAACGGACTAAAAGTGATTGTTCATCACGACGATTCCACACCCATTGTTGCGTTTAACATTCTCTATGATGTTGGAGCAAGAGATGAAGATGAATCGAGAACCGGATTTGCGCATTTATTCGAGCATTTAATGTTTGGCGGATCTGTTAACATTCCCGATTTCGATAAACCTTTACAAGCCGTTGGAGGCAGCAGCAATGCGTTTACGAATAACGACATCACCAATTACTACGTCACTTTACCCACCGATAATCTGGAAACAGCTTTTTGGCTGGATTCCGACCGCATGTTATCGCTGGCATTTTCTGAAAAAAGTTTAGAAGTGCAACGCAGTGTTGTTATTGAGGAATTCAAACAACGCTACCTCAATCAACCTTATGGTGACGTGTGGCTATTGCTTCGTCCGCTCGCCTATAAAGTGCATCCCTACAAATGGGCGACTATTGGCAAAGAAATCAAGCATATTGAAGACGCTGTTCTCGCAGATGTAAAAGCATTTTTTAAAACGCATTATCACCCTGGAAATGCTATTTTGTGTGTTGCCGGAAATGTAGAAACAGCAGAGGTAAAATCCTTATGTGAAAAATGGTTTTCTTCCATTCCTGCACAGGCAAAAAAGCAAAGAAATCTTCCGAAAGAACCTGCTCAAACAGAAGTCAGAACATTAACGGTTGAACGTGATGTCCCTTTCGATGCCATATACAAAGCATGGCATATGGGTAGCAGAAATTCTGCAGATTTTTATGCAGTGGATCTGCTTTCGGATATCTTATCCAGAGGGAAATCATCGCGTTTATACCATGCGCTTATTCGCGAACAGAAATTATTTTCTGAAGTCAGCGCCTTTATTTCCGGCGATCTGGATGATGGATTGTTCATCATTTCCGGTAAGCTTATCGAAGGTGTTTCTATGGAAAAAGCGGAGGCAGGAATTGATCAGATTTTAAACGAAATCATCACAGAACCCATTCAGGAAGATGAATTGGAAAAAGTGAAAAACAAAGCAGAAACGACCAAGGTTTTTAACGACATGGCAGTGCTCGATAAAGCGATGGAACTTTGTTATTTCGAATTATTGGGAGATGCTGCCATGGTGAATCTTGAAATTGAAAAATACAGAAAGGTTTCATCGGCAGAAATCCTGAATGCGGCACAGAAAATGATTCGTCCCGAAAATTGCTCCACTTTGTATTACCTCGCAAAAAAATAA
- a CDS encoding nitronate monooxygenase has translation MNNNRITELFGIQYPIIQAGMIWCSGWELASAVSNAGGLGIIGSGSMYPEILREQVKKCKAATNKPFAVNLPMLYPDIDKHIQTIIDENVPIVFTSAGNPKTYTSMLKEHGKIVVHVVSSSKFALKAQEAGVDAVVAEGFEAGGHNGREETTTLCLIPAVKKAIQIPLIAAGGIGTGQQMLAAMALGADAVQVGSRFVASHESSAHLHFKEAVINTKEGDTALTLKEITPVRLIKNPFYQQVMSAYEKGASLEDLKTLLGKGRAKKGMFEGDMVEGELEIGQVSALFDRIQPAAEIVMEMLTEYNQALLKLKESEPLTV, from the coding sequence ATGAACAACAATAGAATCACCGAACTTTTTGGCATTCAATACCCTATCATTCAGGCAGGTATGATTTGGTGCTCGGGATGGGAGCTCGCTTCTGCGGTGAGCAATGCGGGTGGACTCGGCATTATCGGATCCGGATCCATGTACCCGGAAATCCTTCGTGAGCAGGTAAAAAAATGTAAAGCGGCCACCAATAAACCCTTCGCGGTGAACCTTCCGATGTTGTATCCGGATATTGACAAGCATATACAAACCATCATTGATGAAAATGTCCCCATCGTATTTACCTCTGCTGGAAATCCGAAAACCTATACTTCGATGCTGAAGGAACATGGAAAAATTGTGGTCCATGTAGTCTCCAGTTCAAAATTTGCATTAAAAGCACAGGAAGCAGGAGTAGATGCCGTTGTTGCCGAAGGATTTGAAGCGGGCGGACATAATGGTCGCGAAGAAACCACTACACTTTGCCTAATCCCAGCCGTGAAAAAAGCGATACAAATTCCTTTGATAGCTGCAGGTGGAATTGGAACGGGACAACAAATGCTTGCGGCCATGGCTTTGGGAGCAGATGCCGTGCAGGTGGGGAGTCGATTTGTGGCATCGCATGAATCTTCGGCGCATTTGCATTTTAAAGAAGCAGTGATCAACACGAAGGAGGGCGATACGGCTTTAACCTTGAAAGAAATTACACCGGTGCGATTGATAAAAAATCCTTTTTACCAACAGGTGATGTCGGCCTATGAAAAAGGTGCTTCGCTTGAAGATTTAAAAACGCTATTGGGAAAAGGCCGGGCAAAAAAAGGAATGTTCGAAGGAGATATGGTAGAAGGAGAATTGGAAATCGGACAAGTATCTGCTTTGTTTGATCGCATTCAACCAGCTGCCGAAATTGTTATGGAGATGTTGACCGAATACAACCAGGCTTTATTAAAATTGAAAGAATCTGAACCATTAACAGTATGA
- a CDS encoding glycosyltransferase — translation MKVSLITISYNSADTISDTIQSVASQSYSDIEYIVVDGASKDATLNIISDHSAYIHKHISEADKGIYDGMNKGLQLASGDIIGILNSDDVYADREVIQDIVALFEKDNCDAVYADLVYVDRHDLNKTIRYWKAKAYHEGDFKKGWMPPHPTFFVRRKIYEQYGYFNLDLKSAADYEIMLRFIHKHKIKISYLPRVIVKMRAGGQSNVTLKNRIKANREDKKAWLINGLKPGPFTLIRKPLSKLFQFIKKGR, via the coding sequence ATGAAAGTTTCGCTGATCACCATAAGCTACAACAGCGCGGATACCATTTCCGACACCATTCAATCGGTTGCTTCACAATCTTATTCCGATATCGAATATATCGTGGTTGATGGTGCTTCAAAGGACGCTACATTAAACATCATTTCCGATCACTCCGCTTACATCCACAAACACATCAGCGAGGCCGATAAGGGCATTTACGATGGAATGAACAAGGGACTTCAACTGGCCAGCGGGGATATCATTGGTATTCTGAATTCTGATGACGTATATGCGGATAGGGAAGTCATACAAGATATTGTCGCTCTCTTTGAAAAAGATAACTGCGATGCGGTATATGCCGATCTGGTATATGTGGACCGTCACGATTTAAATAAAACCATCCGTTACTGGAAAGCAAAAGCGTATCACGAAGGTGATTTTAAAAAAGGATGGATGCCACCTCACCCAACTTTTTTTGTGCGCAGAAAAATTTACGAGCAATACGGATATTTTAATCTCGATTTAAAAAGCGCAGCCGATTACGAAATCATGTTGCGTTTTATTCACAAGCATAAAATAAAAATCAGTTATCTGCCCAGAGTCATTGTTAAAATGAGAGCGGGCGGACAAAGCAATGTCACCCTGAAAAACCGCATCAAAGCTAATCGTGAAGATAAAAAGGCATGGCTGATTAATGGACTAAAACCGGGTCCTTTTACCCTCATTCGCAAACCACTTTCTAAACTATTTCAATTCATAAAAAAAGGCCGTTGA